A single Salmo salar chromosome ssa19, Ssal_v3.1, whole genome shotgun sequence DNA region contains:
- the LOC106578836 gene encoding adenosine kinase-like, protein MASRAKKIKKTPEGITPERKTPERKTPERKTPERKTPKRKTPERKTPERKTPEGITPERKTPERKTPERKTPKRKTSERKTSERKTPKRKTPERKTPERKTSERKTPKRKTLTKLSPNSLFGMGNPLLDISAVVDKDFLEKYGLKANDQILAEDKHKALFEEIFKFKVEYHAGGSTQNSIKVAQWMIQEPQKVCTFFGCIGEDKFGEILKQKAEEVHVDAHYYEQTEEPTGTCAVCITGDNRSMVANLAAANYYKKDKHLDLKENWKLVEKAKVFYIAGFFLTVSLESILKVAKHASENNKLFTLNLSAPFICQYFKDALMEVMPYVDVLFGNETEAATFSKEQGFETEDIKEIARKAQTLPKVNKKRLRIVVFTQGKDETIMTKGGDKLETFQVLQIEQKDIVDTNGAGDAFVGGFLSELVQDKTLEQCVKAGHYAANVTIRQTGCTFPHKPDFH, encoded by the coding sequence ATGGCTTCAAGAGCCAAGAAAATTAAGAAAACCCCAGAGGGGATAACTCCAGAGAGGAAAACTCCAGAGAGGAAAACTCCAGAGAGGAAAACTCCAGAGAGGAAAACTCCTAAGAGGAAAACTCCAGAGAGGAAAACTCCAGAGAGGAAAACTCCAGAGGGGATAACTCCAGAGAGGAAAACTCCAGAGAGGAAAACTCCAGAGAGGAAAACTCCTAAGAGGAAAACTTCAGAGAGGAAAACTTCAGAGAGGAAAACTCCTAAGAGGAAAACTCCAGAGAGGAAAACTCCAGAGAGGAAAACTTCAGAGAGGAAAACTCCTAAGAGGAAAACCCTGACCAAACTCAGCCCTAATTCTCTGTTCGGGATGGGGAACCCCCTTCTAGACATCTCAGCCGTTGTGGACAAGGACTTCCTGGAGAAGTACGGTTTGAAGGCCAACGACCAGATTCTGGCGGAGGACAAGCACAAAGCATTGTTTGAAGAGATTTTCAAGTTTAAAGTAGAGTATCATGCCGGAGGATCTACTCAGAACTCTATAAAGGTAGCCCAGTGGATGATCCAGGAGCCCCAGAAGGTGTGTACGTTCTTCGGCTGTATCGGGGAGGACAAGTTTGGGGAGATTCTGAAGCAGAAGGCAGAGGAGGTCCACGTGGACGCCCACTACTATGAGCAAACAGAAGAGCCTACAGGGACCTGCGCCGTGTGCATCACCGGGGACAACAGGTCTATGGTAGCTAATCTAGCAGCAGCTAACTATTATaagaaggacaaacatctggaCTTGAAGGAGAACTGGAAACTGGTGGAGAAAGCCAAAGTCTTTTATATCGCTGGCTTCTTCCTGACGGTGTCTCTGGAGTCCATACTGAAAGTAGCCAAACACGCATCTGAGAACAACAAGCTGTTCACTCTGAACCTCTCTGCTCCCTTCATCTGCCAGTACTTCAAAGATGCCCTCATGGAGGTCATGCCCTACGTAGACGTGCTGTTCGGCAATGAGACGGAGGCAGCCACGTTTTCAAAAGAGCAAGGCTTTGAGACAGAGGACATTAAGGAGATTGCTAGGAAGGCCCAGACTCTGCCCAAAGTCAACAAGAAGAGACTGAGAATCGTTGTCTTTACTCAGGGGAAGGACGAAACCATCATGACCAAAGGAGGTGACAAGTTGGAGACGTTCCAAGTTCTGCAGATTGAGCAGAAGGACATTGTGGACACAAATGGAGCCGGTGATGCCTTTGTAGGAGGATTCTTGTCAGAGTTGGTCCAGGATAAGACATTGGAACAATGTGTGAAAGCAGGACACTACGCTGCCAACGTCACCATCAgacaaacaggatgcaccttcCCTCACAAACCAGACTTCCACTGA